One genomic region from Nostoc sphaeroides encodes:
- a CDS encoding TetR family transcriptional regulator, whose translation MSSQLVSTRQRLIQAALELFSAHGVSATTTRQIAEKAEVNEVTLFRNFGNKHGLLLAVLEESAAFKDLGESLVRRATPPGNVYQALKDYASDSLHALERVPEFVRSVVGEADQFPAENRRALGRGVTEANRYVAQYLATVIQQGHLNTYLPAEKLASLLNGMILGYAVIEFTSEFHELWEDRDDFLENLVELFLHGAMSSSAESATNSLQGGFITTEVADLPATLVHEILQQARKFGVRDYALAYVLFGAGLSATEIISLERSHQIYDTQGHFLQITIPGFVRQVPVNQWILGKRYGSFTNNPLIKWLKSRKDSQTAMFLNETGKPLSESELQTRWQIWSDGLLTPQGQTPAIAQAQQTWRVEMLMRGITLENLSILTGCDRAQLQPYVRRAKEKAALEQATRLDHKPG comes from the coding sequence ATGTCATCTCAACTCGTTTCAACTCGTCAACGCCTTATTCAAGCTGCACTTGAGTTGTTTTCTGCTCACGGAGTCAGCGCTACCACAACCCGCCAAATTGCTGAAAAAGCCGAAGTCAACGAAGTGACTCTATTTCGGAATTTTGGCAATAAGCATGGGCTGCTTTTGGCTGTGCTGGAAGAGTCCGCAGCTTTCAAGGATTTAGGTGAGTCGCTGGTGCGGCGGGCAACGCCTCCCGGCAATGTCTACCAAGCTCTGAAAGATTATGCAAGTGACAGCTTACATGCATTAGAACGAGTGCCAGAGTTTGTCCGATCTGTGGTAGGTGAAGCCGACCAATTCCCGGCAGAAAATCGCCGCGCACTAGGCAGGGGAGTAACAGAGGCAAACCGTTATGTAGCTCAGTATTTAGCTACTGTAATCCAGCAAGGACACCTAAACACCTACTTACCGGCAGAAAAATTAGCCAGTTTGCTGAATGGGATGATCTTGGGGTATGCCGTAATTGAGTTTACCAGCGAATTTCACGAACTTTGGGAGGATCGCGATGATTTTCTGGAAAATTTGGTGGAATTGTTTTTACATGGAGCCATGTCATCCTCAGCAGAATCAGCAACAAACTCTTTACAAGGAGGGTTCATTACCACAGAAGTTGCTGATTTGCCTGCTACTTTAGTTCACGAAATTTTGCAACAAGCTAGAAAATTTGGTGTACGAGATTATGCCTTAGCTTATGTGTTATTTGGGGCTGGGTTATCTGCCACAGAAATAATCAGCTTAGAGCGATCGCACCAAATCTACGATACTCAAGGGCACTTCTTGCAAATCACAATTCCCGGATTCGTCCGTCAAGTACCTGTTAATCAGTGGATTTTGGGCAAACGTTATGGCTCTTTCACTAATAATCCTCTAATCAAATGGCTAAAAAGCCGTAAAGATTCTCAAACAGCCATGTTTTTGAATGAAACAGGCAAACCGCTTTCAGAATCAGAGCTTCAGACACGTTGGCAAATATGGAGTGATGGACTGTTAACCCCCCAAGGACAAACGCCAGCCATAGCACAAGCACAACAAACCTGGCGCGTAGAAATGTTAATGCGGGGGATTACCTTGGAGAATTTGAGTATTTTAACAGGTTGCGATCGCGCCCAATTACAACCCTATGTCCGCCGAGCCAAAGAAAAAGCTGCCCTAGAGCAAGCTACCCGTTTGGATCATAAGCCAGGGTAG
- a CDS encoding DUF6888 family protein, producing the protein MEPTIQQLKAFFDFCVRASNLFRDIALVRFDERTSRIVILIGETIQVEILSNGENIIR; encoded by the coding sequence ATGGAACCGACCATCCAGCAACTTAAAGCATTCTTTGACTTTTGTGTTCGGGCTAGTAATTTGTTTAGAGATATAGCATTGGTTAGATTTGATGAGAGGACAAGCCGAATCGTGATTTTGATAGGCGAAACCATCCAAGTAGAAATTCTTAGTAACGGGGAGAACATTATCCGATGA
- a CDS encoding DUF433 domain-containing protein — protein sequence MSVQIEFQVTAPPFRWDEAGGIRIGQSRVTLDSLLATYHNGSTPEEIAVQYPVLCLGEIYAAIAYYLTHRQEIDNYLEQRRKKAQQQRNQFVQQYNLANLRQRLRDRYQPQGEL from the coding sequence ATGAGCGTTCAAATCGAATTTCAGGTTACCGCTCCACCGTTTCGTTGGGATGAAGCTGGAGGTATTCGCATTGGTCAGAGCCGCGTTACTCTCGATAGCTTGCTAGCAACATACCATAACGGCTCTACACCTGAAGAAATTGCTGTTCAGTATCCCGTTCTCTGTTTAGGGGAGATATACGCAGCGATCGCATATTATCTCACCCATCGCCAAGAAATCGACAATTACCTAGAGCAGCGTCGCAAAAAAGCTCAACAACAGCGAAATCAATTTGTCCAGCAGTATAATTTAGCTAATCTTAGGCAGCGCTTACGCGATCGCTATCAGCCCCAAGGAGAATTATAG
- a CDS encoding DUF6887 family protein → MTDYLTLNEQELRQYVISNPQDEEAFQHYLSIMRAKPGVVVSTPEQLEAELKRRINQAS, encoded by the coding sequence ATGACAGACTATTTAACTCTTAATGAGCAAGAATTAAGACAATATGTGATATCAAACCCCCAGGATGAGGAGGCATTTCAGCATTACCTCAGCATCATGAGAGCGAAACCGGGGGTAGTGGTCAGCACTCCAGAACAATTAGAGGCTGAGTTAAAACGGCGTATTAATCAAGCTAGTTAA